The genomic window CGCACTCGCTAAGCGTCGTCGTGACCTTTATGACGTCGTTAAAAAAGGCTGGGCGCACGTATTTTACGTCAAGCTTTACGATAGGAAAGGCGTAACCATCTTTTTTCATTGCAATGTAGTTGTACCCTAGCTTGTCAAGTAGCTCGCAGCGCGCCATTTCTAGGTACTTGACGTAGTTACCATGCCACATCACTTCCATGCTATCAACATCAAAAAACGCCACTTTAAATGTGCTAACGTGTGAAATTTTCACTCTCATCTCCAAAAATCAAAAAAATTAAACCACTGCGATGGGTTCTTGCAAGCGTGATCCTCGAGCTGTTTTACATAGCTTTGCACGTATGGCATGACGATTGCCTTGCGGTCACGACCTAGTTTTATCTCATCTGCGATATCGCTTAGCTCGATGCTAAATTTATCGCCATTTTTTACGCACCAAAGCGTGCTCATTTTTACACCCAAAATGCCAGCTAGTAAGTATGGGCCATAGTTAAATTTAGCCATCTTGCCAAGAAAGCTAACCTCAACAAATTTATCGCCATTTACCGGAGTTCTATCGCCCATTATGCCGATATTTACGCCGTTTTCTACCGCCTCTTTTAGCTCAAGCATAGCTGCTGCATCGAGGTTTTCTACGCTTATTAATCTAATCTGCCCCTTACTTATCTGCTCTAAAATTTTATAAAAATTTTCATTTCCCTTGCTATAAACCAAGATGATCATACGAAAACTTGGCGATTTAAGCGAAAGTGTCTTGCAAATTTCTACATTTCCTAGATGGCTTGTTAGCAAGATCCTACCACGCTTTGATGCCTCAAACTCTTCTTTTATCCACATAAGTTCGTCAATATCTAGCTCATTTTCGAGCACACCATTTTGCCAGATGCGAAATTTATCGCAAATCGCAATACCAAATTCATAAAAATTTCCAAAAACACCAGTAGCCGGCTTTTTACCACTAAATTTCTCTACATTTTGCAAAAATTCTCTTATATTTTTTCTCTCTATTTTTGAAAAAATATAATAAAAATAAACGACGATCATAACGATAGGTTTTATAAGAAAAATAGGCAAATTCTTAGTTAAGAATAAGCTTACCCTTAAGAAAAATTCATTTGATCTTTCGCCTTTTTGCCACCATGCATATTTTTGTCCTTTAAAGGCTTTACCTAGCAAAAATGGAACCAAACTAAAAAAATATTTTGCATGTATAAGGCTTATTAACACATTATCTTTTAGCATTTTAAAGTGCGAAACGCCACCTTTTTCATATCTTACTTTTAATGGTATCCATCTTAGTCCAATGCCTGCTCTCACAGCATTTACAAGGATTTCCATATCAAATTCCATCCTATTTGAACCACTATGAGCGATCGCGCTCTCAAGCTCTTTTAGCGGATAAATTCTAAAGCCACACATCGCATCTTTTATGTCGGTGCTAAATGTGTTTACCTTGACCCAAAAATTTGTGATCTTTCTACCATAAAATCTCGACTTTGGTGCGTCCTCGCCATAAATCGGATCAGCCATTATCATATCGTGTGGATACTTTCTGCTAAGCTCTAAAAACTCAGCCACTTCGCTTATGTCGTGCTGAAAGTCAGCGTCGATCTGAAATGCATGCGTGTAGCCATTTTGCACAGCGTGTCTAAAGCCATCTTTTAGCGCAGCGCCCTTGCCACCATTTTGGGTTCTTGTCAAAATTTCTACACCAAATTCGCTTAAATTTTCCAAGGCTTTTTTTGAAACCTTGTTTGAACCGTCATCAACTATTAAAATGTGTAGATTATATCTTGCAAGCGCCTCACAAAGAGCTTTGATCTTTTCTGGATGATTGTAAAATGGTATGAGAAAGAGCGTCTTCATAAGCCCAGCTTTATCCTGCCAACGCTGCTTCTAGTGCCATTACAAAATATCTCAAAGTAAACCTTCCCATCTTTTTGCGAAATTTCTATACAAAGCTCGTCATTTGGCCTTACAAATTTTAAAAATTTCAAATTCTCCACCACACACTGATCGCCTATTTCTGCGCCAAGCTCTCTTGCAAATTTAAATACAAAATCAAGCTGCACAAAGCCAGGTAGCAGTGGTAAATTTGGAAAATGCTCCATAAAAATACTAAGTGCTAGGCTAAGCTTTGTCTTAAATTTATAAACGCCCTCCTCGCTACTTTTCTCCCAAGAAAGCTCCTCACTCTTTTCTAAAAGCTCTTTAAAATTTGCCTTTAGAAATTTCCCTTGCGCGTTTTTACAAAGTGAGCTAACGATTTTAAAATACCTAACACTATTTTTAAACTCAGGCCTTAAAAGCTCATTTAGCCTTGCTACAACGCCCTTTTTACCGCTATTTCTAAAGAGCTTCACGCCCTCTTCACTAAGCTCTAAAAGTGCGGCTAGGCGCTTAAATTTTGGATGCGTATCGCAGTAGCAGTCTTTTAAAAGACCGCTTTCAAGCATCTTATTTTCGATGCTTATTAGATTGACCCTTTTGTCATTTAGCTTGACTATCCTATCGATCCTACCCTTTAGCGTGAGTCTGTTGCCCTTTATCTCCGCCCAGTCGCTAGTTTGAAAAAACTCGCACCAAGGCGAGCTCACATTTAACGCCTCGTCCTCGTTTAAAGCAGCTTTTACCTTGCTAAAAAGTAAAAGCTCTTCGCCTAAATTTCTAGCTACTACACCAGTTTCGGTGCTGCCATAGATGTCGATGATGCGCGCGCTGCTTAGTTTTGCTATACTAGCTCTTAGCTCACTCTTTAGAGCTGAGCCGGCACAGATGATGTTTTTTAGCCCTGAAATTTCAGCTGCTCTTGGGCTAGAAACTAGCGTTTGAAGCAAAACTGGGCTTGTTACAAAGCTTAAATTTGAAAGATCAAGCTCAAAGATCGCCTCTGGATAATTTAGCTCCTTGCTAACGGCCTTTGCACCAGAGATGATGGGTAAAAATACCTTAAAAGTAAGGCCAAACATATGCTGATGCGAAACGCTTGAAAAAAATGTATCGCTTTCATTAAATCCAAGTTCTTCTTTTAAAAATAGCCCTTCTTCTATCATCGCACCAAGTCTTTTTGGGATATTTTTGCTATTTCCAGTCGAGCCCGAAGTCTGAAGAAAAAAAGTAGAATTTAGATTAAATTTTGGCTCCATATTTCTGACTGGAGTCAAAAAATTCTTGAAATTTTCATCATTGATATTAAATTTATCACTACTAAAAATAGGCTTTGCAAGCAAAATCGGTCTCACACCGATCGCAAGTGCTCCAAAAAAGGCGACACAAAAGTCAAAAGTTTCACTTAGATGGATCTCTATCTCACTCACGCCATACTCTTTTAAATTTGCCCCAAAAATACCAACTTGTGAGTATAAATTTTTATCAATATTAACAAATTTAAACTCTTTTAGACTATTTTCAAACTCCATTTTTCCTCTTTAAAATAAAAACTTTACGATATAAAATTTCTCCAAAAAACAAAAATCCCATCAAAATATAAGAAACAAAGGAGCAGTAAATACTCCAATAAAATTTATTTTCAAAGCACGATAAAATAAATGCTAAAACCGCATTAAATACAAAAAACAAGCACCAAATTTTTGTTAACCCTCTTGTATAGCTAACGACCTTTTCATCTATATTTTTCTCTTTTAATCTAGCGATTTTGGTTATAACAGCCTC from Campylobacter concisus includes these protein-coding regions:
- a CDS encoding acyl-CoA thioesterase; amino-acid sequence: MRVKISHVSTFKVAFFDVDSMEVMWHGNYVKYLEMARCELLDKLGYNYIAMKKDGYAFPIVKLDVKYVRPAFFNDVIKVTTTLSECETFLKFHYLIENEKGEKLSEANTAQAVIEMKSLQTCFEMPEALKKAIEAYTKRENL
- a CDS encoding AMP-binding protein — encoded protein: MEFENSLKEFKFVNIDKNLYSQVGIFGANLKEYGVSEIEIHLSETFDFCVAFFGALAIGVRPILLAKPIFSSDKFNINDENFKNFLTPVRNMEPKFNLNSTFFLQTSGSTGNSKNIPKRLGAMIEEGLFLKEELGFNESDTFFSSVSHQHMFGLTFKVFLPIISGAKAVSKELNYPEAIFELDLSNLSFVTSPVLLQTLVSSPRAAEISGLKNIICAGSALKSELRASIAKLSSARIIDIYGSTETGVVARNLGEELLLFSKVKAALNEDEALNVSSPWCEFFQTSDWAEIKGNRLTLKGRIDRIVKLNDKRVNLISIENKMLESGLLKDCYCDTHPKFKRLAALLELSEEGVKLFRNSGKKGVVARLNELLRPEFKNSVRYFKIVSSLCKNAQGKFLKANFKELLEKSEELSWEKSSEEGVYKFKTKLSLALSIFMEHFPNLPLLPGFVQLDFVFKFARELGAEIGDQCVVENLKFLKFVRPNDELCIEISQKDGKVYFEIFCNGTRSSVGRIKLGL
- a CDS encoding DNA gyrase subunit B, whose amino-acid sequence is MLFFWQENATLIFGVLCVLWGLRAYFESGKKRQVCLAAGMFFAICAIFRSVNLALLYPSIVSLGFLAIFFYSLKGEAVITKIARLKEKNIDEKVVSYTRGLTKIWCLFFVFNAVLAFILSCFENKFYWSIYCSFVSYILMGFLFFGEILYRKVFILKRKNGV
- a CDS encoding glycosyltransferase family 2 protein, whose amino-acid sequence is MKTLFLIPFYNHPEKIKALCEALARYNLHILIVDDGSNKVSKKALENLSEFGVEILTRTQNGGKGAALKDGFRHAVQNGYTHAFQIDADFQHDISEVAEFLELSRKYPHDMIMADPIYGEDAPKSRFYGRKITNFWVKVNTFSTDIKDAMCGFRIYPLKELESAIAHSGSNRMEFDMEILVNAVRAGIGLRWIPLKVRYEKGGVSHFKMLKDNVLISLIHAKYFFSLVPFLLGKAFKGQKYAWWQKGERSNEFFLRVSLFLTKNLPIFLIKPIVMIVVYFYYIFSKIERKNIREFLQNVEKFSGKKPATGVFGNFYEFGIAICDKFRIWQNGVLENELDIDELMWIKEEFEASKRGRILLTSHLGNVEICKTLSLKSPSFRMIILVYSKGNENFYKILEQISKGQIRLISVENLDAAAMLELKEAVENGVNIGIMGDRTPVNGDKFVEVSFLGKMAKFNYGPYLLAGILGVKMSTLWCVKNGDKFSIELSDIADEIKLGRDRKAIVMPYVQSYVKQLEDHACKNPSQWFNFFDFWR